A single window of Candidatus Eremiobacterota bacterium DNA harbors:
- a CDS encoding type II toxin-antitoxin system RelE/ParE family toxin — MNVILTGPAQKDINALAPLVKKRVQKELVNIASGNARLEKLAEPPPRWKVRVGEYRIVLTLDASRATATILKVKHRREVYR; from the coding sequence ATGAATGTAATTCTGACAGGTCCGGCGCAGAAAGATATAAATGCCCTGGCTCCCCTGGTAAAGAAGCGGGTGCAGAAGGAGCTTGTGAATATCGCTTCTGGTAATGCCAGGCTGGAGAAACTGGCAGAGCCCCCGCCCCGCTGGAAAGTAAGAGTGGGAGAATACCGTATTGTATTGACTCTTGACGCCTCCAGAGCAACGGCCACAATATTGAAAGTAAAGCACCGCAGAGAAGTATATCGCTGA
- a CDS encoding DUF4143 domain-containing protein, which yields MIITGIDGEFSGRARSRYLHPFIYLELKDRFKLLKAHNRGLVPSIYFSDSPEEDLKAYSGDYLREEIAAEGLARNIPAFSRFLQTAALCNGLMINYANISNDAQVPSSTVQEYFHILRDTLIGFDIPAWKRSRKRKAITTSKFYFFDAGVVRYLQNRPEIRDKSPEFGQAFETFMAHEVKTFLDYKGTGELTYWRSKSGYEVDFIIDDAVAIEVKAKQNVSPRDLRGMHALKEENMIKHYVAACLDERPRTVDGIHILPWKDFLLRLWNGDFTSYAQTHD from the coding sequence ATGATAATCACCGGAATAGATGGTGAATTTTCAGGGAGAGCCCGGTCAAGGTACCTGCATCCTTTCATTTATCTTGAGCTGAAGGATCGCTTCAAACTTCTGAAAGCCCATAACCGCGGCCTGGTTCCCTCCATATATTTTTCCGACTCGCCTGAAGAGGATCTGAAGGCATATTCAGGTGATTACCTGAGGGAAGAGATAGCGGCGGAGGGCCTCGCGCGCAACATACCGGCCTTCAGCAGGTTTCTCCAGACAGCCGCCCTGTGCAACGGCCTGATGATCAACTATGCCAATATTTCAAATGATGCCCAGGTTCCCTCGAGCACCGTTCAGGAATATTTTCATATTCTTCGCGATACGCTGATCGGATTTGACATTCCCGCCTGGAAAAGGAGCAGGAAGAGAAAAGCCATCACCACCTCGAAGTTTTATTTCTTTGACGCCGGTGTGGTGCGCTACCTTCAGAACCGCCCGGAAATAAGGGATAAGTCGCCGGAATTCGGGCAGGCCTTTGAGACCTTCATGGCCCACGAGGTAAAAACTTTCCTGGATTATAAAGGCACGGGTGAGCTCACTTACTGGCGATCAAAATCAGGATATGAGGTTGACTTCATCATTGACGATGCAGTCGCGATAGAAGTCAAGGCGAAACAGAATGTCTCCCCCAGAGATCTCCGCGGCATGCATGCGCTGAAGGAAGAGAATATGATAAAGCATTACGTGGCGGCATGCCTGGACGAGAGGCCGAGAACTGTTGACGGGATCCATATTCTTCCCTGGAAAGACTTTCTGCTCAGGCTCTGGAACGGCGATTTCACTTCATATGCTCAAACGCATGACTGA
- a CDS encoding DUF1444 family protein: MNTKKKNYRFWIVGAALVALLVPALSVLEKKSFHAKVCRDFVAYLEKEIPGINVVAESDSVLQIQFPGNPEEKKTRLSLLKLHKRISESESQSIKDREEIYGEFVQILKESNWPLSDNPEHYRMRIFPLLITQDKLESMQGLGEKGKGIINRKFDSTGLFIVFVIDYSNHMSYIDKEVLKKIKFPEEQLYPVAMKNLHMHFPGETVRNAVEKKTYSSIKIMDGYDATRLLLVPEYLMDGESVAALVPDSNILTLAPLPDNGDWSRLQKLARLADGEPLLNKPILVTKKGFELK, from the coding sequence ATGAACACGAAGAAAAAGAATTATCGTTTTTGGATTGTGGGGGCTGCACTCGTTGCATTGCTTGTCCCGGCATTGAGCGTATTGGAAAAGAAATCCTTTCATGCAAAAGTGTGCAGAGATTTCGTTGCTTACCTGGAAAAGGAAATACCAGGTATCAACGTTGTCGCTGAGAGCGATTCAGTCCTTCAGATTCAGTTCCCCGGGAACCCAGAGGAGAAGAAAACAAGACTCTCACTTCTCAAGCTTCACAAGAGGATATCCGAGTCAGAATCACAGAGTATTAAAGACCGCGAGGAGATATATGGCGAATTCGTGCAGATTCTCAAGGAATCCAATTGGCCTCTCTCGGATAACCCCGAGCACTACAGGATGAGGATATTCCCGCTCCTGATCACTCAGGATAAACTTGAAAGCATGCAGGGGTTAGGTGAGAAAGGAAAGGGGATCATAAACCGGAAGTTTGACAGCACAGGACTTTTCATCGTTTTTGTAATTGATTACAGCAACCATATGAGTTATATCGACAAGGAAGTCCTGAAAAAAATAAAGTTTCCAGAAGAGCAGCTCTACCCGGTTGCCATGAAAAATCTCCACATGCACTTCCCCGGAGAGACTGTCCGTAATGCTGTTGAGAAAAAGACTTATAGTTCTATAAAGATAATGGATGGCTATGATGCAACTCGGCTTCTTCTTGTCCCGGAGTATCTTATGGATGGGGAATCAGTGGCTGCCCTGGTTCCAGACAGCAACATTCTTACCCTTGCTCCACTGCCAGATAATGGCGACTGGAGTAGATTACAGAAACTAGCACGATTGGCAGATGGAGAGCCCCTGTTGAATAAGCCGATCCTTGTCACCAAAAAGGGATTTGAGTTGAAATAA